Genomic window (Papilio machaon chromosome 12, ilPapMach1.1, whole genome shotgun sequence):
AGTCCATGTGGTTAAAgtattgaaacaaataaacgTCTGTGTTCCCGTCTAATTATCCCGCGGATAAGTTCTCGTAAAAACTGCAGCCAAGTAAAAAATGTCCACTTAAACTCTGATACTTAAAAATACCATCCTTATAACGTGAGTTAGTTTAAAATCGTGGGCTCGTAATGAGGTACTAAAATATGAAATCGACGTACCTAATTTCTTTCCGAATGATCTCATCAGATAAAAGAAGCCATCAGGTCTACCTTCGAAGACTTCCCTCGACGATACTTCCTTTATGTAATCCTTGCCTGACACAACTACAACATTAATAGACCCGAGCTGCAAGCCCAATATATCTCCATACTTTTGCGACAAGGTTTGCCATACTTTATGGcgatattttaactttttatgattataccatactgttaaaatattaccaatGAAAGGCAATAGACCAGgacctaaaatataaaacacgaaatgaaacaatttagaaagaaaaagtacttatttatCTTGCCactagtataatatttaattcacacATTTCTCTTTGAACGGTTCTGGCAATTTCTTCGAATTTCACGGACATAcatttgaatacaaaaataaatatgaaaacgtttaaaaaaatcaaaactgtTAGTAATCTGATCTGACTTTTAACTGGATAATTTTAAGAAGTAGGTAGTGTTAAAACCCTAGATCTCCGAGAGCAAAAATACAAAGTAACCTGGTGGGTATGCTGGTGGTCGTTGGGTAGTCAGAGTGATgagatagaaaaataaaaaaactattacgaTGACGGCCCACATCACTGCACTGCACAAAAAGCAACTGAAACAGTTTAGTCACCGGTAGcgaaactatttttttcttaaagatTTTATCGCAAAACGACAAATAATCACGCCTTGTGTTATGCAAATTAACGAGgaagtaagtttaaaataatctaagaTCTAACAAACAATGGTTGCTAttgataacatatttatttctttatgtatgtaaaagcgtgttatgaaatatttatgcatTTAAAATCTACGTACACGTTTTtcgttacatttaatttgttctagATTTGTTTTAACCCCGATGGTGTTAAATTTCCaagttattacattaatattttctttaaactaatttattactttattgtaGTCAATGTTTATGCAAATCTTAATTGTTAAAAGATTTCAAGTACTTATTTAAGTTATCGATCTTTCTTTTGAAACGATCAAGGGCTCTTCATTCTTTGCAAATTAAAACCAATATTGCGTGGCGAAGCCAGAACACGTTGGACAAACAAGAAAATtgacctttaaaaaaaatgggtgttaagaaaacaaattttaattgtaacaattttaaggTATATTTACTACAATATACAAACTGGTCGTATTCAATATTTTGCTTCGTTTGATTTTGATTGTGCggcaatttttataatagtaataatttataatatattcaatcCGTGTCTTTGATAAGATTGTTGTTACTGGTCGGGGGTGacagatattaatttaataactctaCCTAATTTCCCTCTCAAGTAGGGCTGGCGACAAGCAGGCGGCcagccgtaaaaacttaagccaaaactttaaggtttataaaaccttttgtgccgaccccacgtgagtgggaaaaggccagggagattaattaatttctatctcctttaaaagacataaaaatatctggtaaaataatttagaatacgtTTTCATTTCGAACATTACACGTATCTTCTGCCAATCTGgctcattaaaaaatatacgtttTGCAGAAAGAAAAACCACAATGCACAAGTTCAGATGATTGGAcgtctttttattgtttatggcGTAGAATATCTTATAGTCGTGGTATTTACCAGCTATAAGACACTAAAGTGATGTTATTGACAGAGATAAAGTAAGATAGTAGATTAATTGAGGTCATTATGGCATCAATGCGAGCTTGTCTATAAATTAGGCAATAAAATaagctaatattttatgttcgaATAAGCTAATGACTTAACGACATTAGCCAAAGAATTTAGAGACCGagattattgttattaactcTTCTTTGCTGCAATAGATAGAGATAACAAATTAGAAACTTAAAAAGGTAGATAAAATAGTGAGAGATGCGATTTTGTTTGGGCTTTTTAACTTACAGACATGATCTATCAGATATGACATGGTCAAAAAATTAGcgaatgaattaataatacaattgcACCTCGCgacgataaaataaaataataaattaataatcaaaacTGGTTGGAAACGAACAATCTCGCGCGACTGTCCCATACTTTTCACAACCTTGAGAACTTGTATTTTGCATATTTATGTCGAGAGCGatgataagaataaaattaaagaagataggaaaaaaatgaaaactccATTAATcgattgaaatataaaacgcCTTTTTAAcaagatttatttgttaaattgttatcaataatattgttactgTGAAAAGTGATTTACGTTATCATTCTCGAAacgaatattaaaaacaatattgctCAAAAACAAATCTGACGACACAATTGCTAGCGGGTGTTAAATCATACAGCCGCGATATGTGGTCGACTTGATAACGCGTTCAGTGTTTATACGTCTTGAAAATTAACCGTACGTTGTGACTGGTCATTGTGGTGACCGATCGCTATATAAATGATGTAGAGCCCCGGTCGCCGCATTTAATGTTGTATTATCGAACGATATAGACCTGCTTCTAAcataacctaacctaatctaACTTTTATcgaaataattaaagtgatGGCGCCGATTACAGACAGTGTTAACGGAAGTAAAATCTATACACCCGTGAAGCAAAGCCTACCCGAAGTCGATTCTGATGACGGAAATGGCGCGAAACGGtacgtatttaataaaattaatcagttTAACTTATGATTACTTAtggcaatatttttaagaattcgCGAACGGACTAAAGAGAGACAAGTTGAAAAAGCATTAATAAACTgaaaaaagcaatttttatgttttaagattaaataaaacagaaataactacAGTACAATTTCGCTCAGTcgttaatcattatttttaaatgaaacgtaCAAAACTGGTTCATATAATACTTAAACACATCATTATTAGTGATTACATAAGTAAGAGGACGGCAGCGGCGGTATTCAACTGAGGTTAATTGACAACAAGTTGTTCATCCTTGGCTCCTCGGTACGATACACAGTAAATAGTTTGCGAgatatctatattaatattataaaaagaaaatattgcttgtttgtttcaagtacattttaaaagtatttaaccGAATTTCCTCaacttttatagttaaaatagaaatgagatgaaaaatattgaaaaaaaaaaaacgggtaTATGAATGTTCATAGTCATAAAGTATGTTTTGCGCCGGACACAAACATCTATAGTGATataggaaaattattttctgtgAAAAGTAAAGtaactttacttttaacaGAAAATAGTCTAAGTAAGTCTCTTTCGCATTaagaatacatatttatagtaattatttttatctaccagaaatattcacaaaataaaagaaaataagaagGAACTTATAGCCAAATAACATGATTCACGTGTACAGTGAGTGCgcacataatataaattacaaactaaTAATTTCCATTCTATGGATTGGCATAAATTCCTTAACATAtactgataaaaaaatatatcttcagTTCTACATGTTTCTTGTATGTTGATACCGGGGGGCCGGACTCACTTGAGATGGTCAAAGTTGTCAATCAACTTAtactttttgtgaaaaaaaaaagaagactCGACTGGTCTGACGTCACGTAgtctagtattataaaattgtcgACGAAACCTGTATCAATTTACAGTGTTACATTCGTATTTTCAAGAACATTACATGTtgtgttattatattattcgaGTGGTcgtgtttatataaaaataaattcggtGTAGTGAAAATTGAgatttttaatctttctttttttctcattttagTATCTAATTCATAATGTTTGACCTGGAACCACGATACAAATGccggtaattttatttttttgtcattaaaataaaatataattaatctttttattgctttttctaaaataattcgGTGATCTTAAGATAGTAAGTTATCTCGTAACATTGTGGTAGGTTAGACCCGAATCACTGTTATAACCTTAATAATAATCACATAGaagtcttaaaatatttagcacttatattaaatatcttggTGTTAGATTAATACACGAGAGAAaacaaataagtttttgtagGCATTAATTTTCGCATACCAAACGTCAactaatagtttttaaattctaaaagaaaaataaaataagttacatatctatatagaaaaatataagaattttacttttaaataactactaaataagattaataaattattgttcgatggtaataaaaatatttgcttaaaACATGTTAgtgaaaatttacaaattattgtgtaatagttctaaagtaatatatacaagaaaaaaacGAGTCTAATAATAGGAAAGGATTTTATAGCACGAACGAAGTCAggtttaaataagtatataagtgataagtaataatatatttattttagataggGATTGTTCATAAGATTCTAAAttctaattaaacaaataattttctttcttttattcttGTAGTATGATTATTTTTCACTAGTCTGTTAACCAAgctattaacttttttaataacccaataataaattttagcaacaacaacttactttatatttttaagcacTTAAATGTGTCTAAAGTAGTTACTTCTTGTTCAATGTTGTTCAAATTACAGAATTATTTAACACCATTTCTGATAGGGTATAGGAATTAGTATAAACTACAAGAGAAGTAGTACCTTTCACTAATAAAACCTAAGAAATAACTCGTGGTAAGAGTAGATTTCCTTCCGCTTTTTATTACTACCACCAAAATTCTTCAAataattgcttttaaataaaaattctgcCAAATTATAACGCAAGCTCCACACATCTACGAATGAATTCAAAGCAGTGCTGTAATGGACCAATCCGCACAGACCCACTGTCGATGGGAACGTATATGAGTTGACGACAATTAATTTTCAACTGATACATAATAACTTTCTTTGCAGGTACTCATACGAAACCCTTGTGGAGATAGCGAATTTTCTACTATCCCGCGTCTCAATCCGGCCATGTATTGGCGTCATTTGCGGCTCTGGGATGGGTTCGTATTGGAAACAGGGTATTTATTGCTTCAAATTATATgtgcataaatatttttacgcaTGACCGTAAGAATTTAAGAACCACCAATCAATTGTGTGACCGAAGTGTGAATGCGAGAAAATTAGGACATGGACCAATTTAAAGCGAACTATACTTATTTGCAAACATATACTGTATTAttccaaaaatacaattaGACGCTTTTTAGGTAGACACGTGTACTGTACTGTGAATAATttagtaacattatttaagtaccttaaagtAGGATGTCGTTTCcgattattgtaatttaactataattatagTTGTATGACGAATTAGAACCACGTTGTTTGTTCATGTTTTAAGCTAAAACTTGATTGATGTTTCATATCGCACTTTAGTTAATACGACATCGAGTTGGATTAATGGATATTTGGCTGTAGTAACATTTTGCTTCTCCACGATTTCACATTACCTCAAGTGACACCTTTATtcgaataaaatacatttgttagatgtttaattttttgtttataggATCATTAGCTGAAACTATAACTGATGCGGAGTGCATAGCTTACGAAGATATACCCAATTTCCCTGTGAGCACTGTTGAGGGACACCATGGGAGGCTGGTGTTCGGGAGACTGGACGGCATTCCAGTAGTGGCCATGCAAGGACGATTCCACTATTATGAAGGATATCCGTTATGGAAAGTAAGTTATTCAGAGCGCTTTGAATTCCTATATTAATAGGTTTTAGCATTAATAGGTAATAAGACTAACGAAAAtgagttagatttttttttttgtaaaatcttaCACCTTTGTAAAATGCATTATTGCTTATAattgcaaaaaattattaagaattagaaattaattgaCTGTAATTAAACTACAGTCTATAATCGATATTTTACTACATTTCcggaatattattttgttatcgcCACTCAAATGAACAATAAACATTAGATTATATTTCTATCATCGGTTCATTAACAATGGAAATATTGCTTAGGAATTTTTCTTGGCTATGATAAAGCCGTCGTTCACCGTTGGAATTATCTAGATTGGCTGATGCAAGGCGTTCTCGACCCCCAGTGGAAGGTTATCTTCAGTCGCGGGCATCACAATAAGGGGGTAAACGCGTTAAGATAAACGTTCGTAAATACGTCGTATTGATAGTAGGACttgttgttaaacatttgtaaatcgaAGTTTACTTTAAGacgttttctttattatttatagatcACTTTGAATCTTAAATGTGCTTTTATCTACGTATATTAATAGTGCTAATTTGACGATGTGATGGCGTTTATACGAAAGCTATATGCAATCCTTTGAAtgcagttatatttttataatattgttttctttgcAATACTATTAAGTACTgcacaattaaaaatgaaatatacattCTTTATTTTCTATCCCACTTCTTCGTTGATTGTTTGAGACTATTAGGAGAAAACAGTTAACCAATTTACAGCATAGTAATTTTTCGTATGTTCGTAAACCTTTGAAATTCCTTACTCTGGTATGCGTAGTAAAGACATTACACTTTTGTATAATCATATAGTTAACTTCATTAAATGTCATGTAATCATAGTCGTTACTATTTAATAAGCTTAGGTTGTTTTGTTTCCATTTACTTAACTTTGAATTGATTAAAAGGTGACACGATTCCTGTTTGTTCTTATATGTTCGTCAACCTTTAATCATTTCCTGTTTTTCCTGTCCACAGTGCTGCCTACCGGTTAGAGTAATGAAGCTTATAGGGGTGAAGACACTTATTGCCACTAACGCTGCAGGAGGTCTGAACCCTAATTACAAGATCGGCGATTTTATGATAATGAAGGATCACATTAATATGATGGGTTTCGCTGGCAACAATCCATTACACGGACCAAATGACGAGAGATTCGGACCCCGGTTTATACCGATGAACAAAGcttataattatgaatacaGACAAATTGCTAAACAGGTAAAGATACAAATTATACTTTCCTAAGGTTTTAAGTAAATTGGTTTAGCTAAATGGTTTCCTTGATTGCACAAGGGGCTCTTGTAAAAAGTACCACTTCGCTACTTCCCTAGTAATggcttttaatttaagaacaatttaataagcggcgtaaacatatttgttgttttattataagacgTAATCGCAACGATGTCTTCacttctattgtttttttttagctattatttactttgtttcaaCAATTACA
Coding sequences:
- the LOC106719212 gene encoding purine nucleoside phosphorylase isoform X2, which encodes MAPITDSVNGSKIYTPVKQSLPEVDSDDGNGAKRYSYETLVEIANFLLSRVSIRPCIGVICGSGMGSLAETITDAECIAYEDIPNFPVSTVEGHHGRLVFGRLDGIPVVAMQGRFHYYEGYPLWKCCLPVRVMKLIGVKTLIATNAAGGLNPNYKIGDFMIMKDHINMMGFAGNNPLHGPNDERFGPRFIPMNKAYNYEYRQIAKQLAKELNIEHLVREGVYTCLGGPNFETVAELNMLKMVGVDAVGMSTVHEVIIARHCDMKVFALSLITNECITRYDQDDEANHEEVLDVGRMRQDILRKYVTKLVAKFAEVENY
- the LOC106719212 gene encoding purine nucleoside phosphorylase isoform X1, with amino-acid sequence MAPITDSVNGSKIYTPVKQSLPEVDSDDGNGAKRYSYETLVEIANFLLSRVSIRPCIGVICGSGMGSYWKQGSLAETITDAECIAYEDIPNFPVSTVEGHHGRLVFGRLDGIPVVAMQGRFHYYEGYPLWKCCLPVRVMKLIGVKTLIATNAAGGLNPNYKIGDFMIMKDHINMMGFAGNNPLHGPNDERFGPRFIPMNKAYNYEYRQIAKQLAKELNIEHLVREGVYTCLGGPNFETVAELNMLKMVGVDAVGMSTVHEVIIARHCDMKVFALSLITNECITRYDQDDEANHEEVLDVGRMRQDILRKYVTKLVAKFAEVENY
- the LOC106719212 gene encoding purine nucleoside phosphorylase isoform X3, whose translation is MFDLEPRYKCRYSYETLVEIANFLLSRVSIRPCIGVICGSGMGSYWKQGSLAETITDAECIAYEDIPNFPVSTVEGHHGRLVFGRLDGIPVVAMQGRFHYYEGYPLWKCCLPVRVMKLIGVKTLIATNAAGGLNPNYKIGDFMIMKDHINMMGFAGNNPLHGPNDERFGPRFIPMNKAYNYEYRQIAKQLAKELNIEHLVREGVYTCLGGPNFETVAELNMLKMVGVDAVGMSTVHEVIIARHCDMKVFALSLITNECITRYDQDDEANHEEVLDVGRMRQDILRKYVTKLVAKFAEVENY